From Cellulophaga lytica DSM 7489, a single genomic window includes:
- the lepB gene encoding signal peptidase I — translation MNITQWIIFILIIQVIHFLGTWKLYVKAGRKAWEAAVPVYNAIVLMQIIRRPKWWVILLFIPIINLLMFPVIWVETIRSYGKNSLVDTWLVILTLGFYIYYVNYALDVKYIEDRSLHPTTGLGEWVSSIVFAIVAATFVHTYFIQPYVIPTSSLEKTLLVGDFLFVSKFHYGARTPMTTVAAPMVHDTLPIVGLKSYLNKPQLPYFRLPGFQKIKRNDIVVFSWPADTVRQFFVKEKGVRKPIDKKSNYVKRCVGVPGDTISVVDGYVHINGEKTILPDRAKPMFFHVVTTKNALDNNVLNALGRKNFTGYTIRIPKEVLQKNNVPELMEKGTSLDEIKQDSAYVYYTGSFASDKIKNYLKAEDVRNMNLFNLTEAEAKKIQKLTAVESITKFSFKKPSTKIFPQNANLAGTEDNLGPIYIPKAGATINLNAKNLPLYKKIITEYEGNTLAQAGNQITINGSVADKYTFKQDYFWMMGDNRHQSEDSRYWGFVPENHIVGKPVFIWMSIDGINDGFANWKPRWNRFFTTVGGSGEPVSYLKYFLLILVAYFPFDYFRKKKKKTS, via the coding sequence ATGAATATAACTCAGTGGATCATTTTTATCCTAATTATACAAGTAATACACTTTTTAGGAACTTGGAAATTATATGTAAAAGCAGGCAGAAAAGCTTGGGAAGCTGCAGTACCAGTATACAATGCTATTGTTTTAATGCAAATTATTAGAAGACCAAAATGGTGGGTTATTCTTCTATTTATACCTATAATTAACCTTTTAATGTTTCCTGTTATATGGGTTGAAACCATAAGAAGTTATGGTAAAAATAGCTTAGTAGATACTTGGTTGGTGATACTAACACTTGGGTTTTATATTTATTACGTAAACTACGCATTAGATGTTAAATACATAGAAGACAGAAGCCTACACCCTACTACAGGATTGGGAGAATGGGTAAGCTCTATTGTGTTTGCTATTGTTGCTGCAACTTTTGTACACACTTATTTTATACAACCATACGTAATCCCTACATCTTCATTAGAAAAAACGCTTTTAGTTGGCGATTTTCTGTTTGTAAGTAAGTTTCATTACGGGGCACGCACACCTATGACTACAGTTGCCGCTCCTATGGTACATGATACATTACCAATTGTAGGATTAAAATCATACTTAAACAAACCACAATTACCATATTTTAGATTACCTGGTTTTCAAAAGATAAAAAGAAATGATATTGTTGTTTTTAGCTGGCCAGCAGATACAGTAAGGCAATTTTTTGTAAAAGAAAAGGGAGTAAGAAAACCAATAGACAAAAAATCTAACTACGTTAAACGTTGCGTTGGCGTACCAGGCGACACTATCTCTGTTGTAGATGGTTATGTACATATTAACGGAGAAAAAACAATTTTGCCAGATAGAGCTAAACCTATGTTTTTTCATGTAGTAACTACCAAAAATGCATTAGACAACAATGTACTTAACGCTTTAGGTAGAAAAAACTTTACTGGCTATACCATACGCATACCTAAAGAGGTTTTACAAAAAAACAATGTGCCAGAACTAATGGAAAAAGGCACAAGTTTAGATGAAATTAAACAAGATTCTGCTTATGTCTATTACACAGGAAGTTTTGCAAGTGATAAAATAAAAAACTATTTAAAAGCTGAAGACGTAAGAAATATGAACCTTTTTAACCTTACTGAGGCAGAAGCTAAAAAGATTCAGAAATTAACAGCTGTAGAAAGTATTACTAAATTTAGCTTTAAAAAGCCATCAACAAAAATATTTCCACAAAATGCTAATTTAGCAGGAACAGAAGATAACTTAGGACCTATTTACATTCCTAAAGCTGGTGCTACAATTAACTTGAACGCTAAAAACTTGCCGCTTTACAAAAAAATAATAACAGAGTATGAAGGCAATACTCTTGCACAAGCTGGCAACCAAATCACTATAAACGGTAGTGTAGCAGATAAGTATACTTTTAAACAAGATTATTTTTGGATGATGGGTGATAACAGACACCAATCTGAAGATAGTAGATACTGGGGCTTTGTGCCAGAAAACCATATTGTAGGTAAACCGGTATTTATTTGGATGAGTATAGATGGTATTAATGATGGTTTTGCAAACTGGAAACCTCGTTGGAACCGTTTTTTTACCACTGTTGGTGGCTCTGGAGAACCAGTTTCTTATTTAAAGTACTTTTTACTAATATTAGTAGCGTATTTTCCTTTTGACTATTTTAGAAAAAAGAAAAAGAAAACCAGTTAA
- a CDS encoding WbqC family protein has translation MSVLLHPGYFLNIANFVAIANNNVCWEVNDNYQKQTFRNRSYISADVGKHMLNIPIKHVGKDKGKQKYKDVRVENDYAWQRQHWRTLETAYRTSAFFEFYEDEIAPFYEKKHNFLLDLNLETTALICDCLQIDMPQEKTTTFEKEPKDYIDGRFLISSKNKIDFKQENYFQVFNDRNGFIENCSILDLLFNEGTNALTYLQNHNIAFKNA, from the coding sequence ATGTCTGTTTTACTTCATCCTGGATATTTTTTAAATATTGCAAATTTTGTTGCTATAGCAAACAACAATGTATGTTGGGAAGTAAATGATAATTACCAAAAACAAACCTTTAGAAATAGGTCTTATATTTCTGCAGATGTAGGCAAACATATGCTAAACATACCTATAAAACACGTTGGCAAAGATAAAGGCAAGCAAAAATACAAAGATGTAAGGGTAGAAAATGATTATGCTTGGCAAAGACAACATTGGAGAACCTTAGAAACAGCCTACAGAACATCTGCTTTTTTTGAGTTTTATGAAGACGAAATTGCTCCGTTTTATGAAAAAAAACATAACTTTTTACTAGATCTAAATTTAGAAACCACTGCTCTAATTTGTGATTGTTTGCAAATTGATATGCCACAAGAGAAAACTACTACTTTTGAAAAAGAACCTAAAGACTATATAGATGGGCGCTTTTTAATATCATCTAAAAATAAAATAGACTTTAAGCAAGAAAATTATTTTCAGGTATTTAATGATCGTAATGGTTTTATAGAAAACTGTAGCATATTAGATTTATTGTTTAATGAAGGAACAAATGCATTGACCTATTTACAAAACCATAATATAGCATTTAAAAATGCTTAG